The genomic segment GGCCTTGTAGCCGGCCTCCTCCAGTCCGTCCGTGAACAGCTGTCCGGCCAGCACCCAGTTCTCGCTGGTCTTGTCCGGAAGCGCGACGCCGATCGTCGACCCCGGCTCGAACCCGGTGGTCTCTCCGGCATCTCCGCCGGTGTCGCCGCCACGGTCGCCGGAGCAACCGGTGAGGGCGAGAGCTGTCGCGGCGACAAGCGCTGTGGCCGCGAATGCCATTCTCTTCATGCGATCTCTTTCTCTGTTTCCTGGTGTGCGGGGACGACGTCGCTCAGGAGCGCGACGATGTCTCCTTCTTGCCGCTCGCGGAATCCGCGGCGGAGGTCGGGTAGTCGGTGAGGTTCACGGCGTCCGGGCGGCTGCGTCGGCGCATCATGATCCCGATCAGCGAGGGGCGGCCCTGCTGCTTGTTCCAGACGTCGATGCCGACCGCGACGAGGAGCACGAGCCCCTTGATCATCGAGACGACGTCGGCACCCTGGCCGAGCAGCTGGAGGCCGTTGTTGAGGAAGGCCATCACGAGGCCACCGATGATCGACCCGATCACGGTTCCGATGCCACCGGCGACAGCCGCGCCACCGATGAACACACTGGCGATGGCGTCCAGCTCCCAGCCGTTGCCGTCGCCGGGGCCGGAGGCCTGCGAGCGTGCGACGAAGATCATGCCGGCGAGAGCCGCGAGGACGGACATGTTCATCATGACGAAGAAGTCGACCCAGCGGTCCTTCACGCCCGACAGGCGAGCGGCCTGCCGGTTGCCGCCGACGGCGTAGATGTGACGACCGAAGACGGTGTTGCGCGTGATGAACGAGTAGATGATGACCAGCGCGAGCAGGATGATGCCGGCGACGGGGAAGCTCGTGCCGCTGCGGCCGGTGGCGAACATCCAACCGGCGACGAGGACCACGACCGACAGCAGCACGACCTTGAGGACGCTGACCCACATGGGGGCCATCTCCGAGCCCATCTTGCGCTGCACGCGACGGGTGCGGATCTCCCAGAACACGAGCCAGGCGACACCGAGGAGGGCGAGGATCATGGTCGGCACGTTGAACGGCAGCGGCAGGGCGACCTCGGGCAGGTAGCCCGCACCGATGTAGACGAACTCGCGAGGCACGGGGATGGACTGCGAGTTGCCGATCCACTGGTTGGCACCGCGGAAGAACAGCATGCCCGCGAGGGTCACGATGAAGGCCGGGACACCGACGTATGCGACCCAGAAGCCCTGCCACGCTCCCACCAGCGCACCGACGACGAGTCCGAGGACGATCGCGAGCGGCCAGGGGAGGTTCCATTCGGCCATGGACTTCGCCACGATGATGCCGGTGAACGCCGCCACTGAGCCGACGGACAGGTCGATGTGGCCCATGATGATCACCATCACCATCCCGATCGCGAGGATCAGGATGAACGAGTACTGGTTGATCACGTTGATGAGGTTGCCCGAGGTGAGCGTCGCACCGTTGGGGCCGTTGCGGATCAGCGTGAGGATCTCGAACAGGACGATGATGACGATGAGGCTGCCGAAGATGCCGAACTGGCGCAGCGACGACTGTGCGCCGCCGAACATCTTCTTGATGTCGCCGAAGTGGAACCCGCGCTGGGCCGTGGTGTCTGTGGTGCTGCCGCTCATGCGTTCGCCTTCTGATTCGTGGAGGTCATGCTGCGCATGAGCGCCTCCGGAGTTGCCTGGTCAGCGGGGATGCAGTCGGTGACGCGTCCCTCGAAGATCGTGTAGATGCGATCGGAGATCCCCATCAGCTCCGGCAGTTCGCTGGAGATGACGATGACGCCCTTCCCCGCTGCCGCGAGTTCGTTGATGATCGAGTAGATTTCGTACTTCGCCCCGACGTCGATGCCGCGGGTCGGCTCGTCGAGGATCAGCAGGTCGGGGTCGGTGAACATCCACTTGGCGAGGACGACCTTCTGCTGGTTTCCGCCGGAGAGCTTCGAGACGCCCTCTTCGACGTTGGGGGTCTTGATCCGCAGCGCCTTGCGGTAGTTCTCCGCGACGGCGTACTCCTGCCGCCCGTCGACCACTCCCCTGGCGGTGATCTTCGACAGTTTTGCCGAGACGATCGCGCGCTTGATGGTGTCCAGCAGGTTCAGACCCAGGGTCTTGCGGTCCTCGCTCACGTAGGCGAGGCCGTGGCGGATGGCGCTGGAGACGTCGCGGAGTTCGATCTCCTCGCCGTCCTTGAACAGCTGACCGCTGAGGAACGTGCCGTACGAGCGACCGAAGATGCTCCGCGCGAACTCGGTGCGACCGGCACCCATGAGGCCGGCGATGCCGACGACCTCACCGCGGCGGACGTCGATGCTCGACCCCTTCACGACCATGCGCTCGGAGACCGTCGGGTGCTGCACCCACCAGTCCTTCACCTCGAAGAAGACCTCGCCGATGTCCGGGGTGCGGTCGGGGTACCGGCTCTCGAGCGAACGGCCGACCATCCCGCGGATGATGCGGTCCTCGTTGATCTCGCCCTTGGTGATGTCGAGCGTCTCGACGGTCCGCCCGTCGCGGATGATCGTGATCTCGTCGGCGATCTGCTCGATCTCGTTGAGCTTGTGACTGATCATGATCGAGGCGATGCCCTTGGCCTTGAGCCCGAGGATCAGATCGAGCAGGTGCTGCGAGTCGTTCTCGTTGAGCGCGGCGGTCGGCTCGTCGAGGATGAGCAGCCGGACGTCCTTGTTGAGCGCCTTGGCGATCTCGATGAGCTGCTGCTTGCCGACGCCGAGGTGCTTGATGGCGATGTCGGGGTCCTCGTCGAGACCGACGCGGGCGAGCAGTTCGGTCGCGCGGACCTTGGCGGCCGACCAGTCGATGACGCCCCCGGCGGCGATCTCGTTGCCGAGGAAGATGTTCTCGGTGATCGACAGCTCGGGGATCAGGGCGAGTTCCTGGTGGATGATCGCGATCCCGGCCTGCTCGCTGGAGGCGATGTCCTTGAAGCGCTGCTCCTCGCCGTAGAGCAGGATCTGGCCGTCGTAGGTGCCGTGCGGATACACGCCCGACAGCACCTTCATGAGGGTCGACTTGCCCGCGCCGTTCTCGCCGCAGATCGCGTGGATCTCACCGGCCTTGACGGAGATCGACACGTCGGAGAGCGCCTTGACGCCAGGGAATTCCTTGGTGATGCCCCGCATCTCCAAGATGGGGCCAGAAACGGCCGGCATCGTTGCTGTGCTGCTCACGAATCTTCCTCGATACTTGACGGCCACCCCTAATGTGACCGTTCACATGAGACATCATATTGCGCCTGTCCTCCGCCGGTGTCAAGTGGGCGCGGCTTCCGTTGCGCTATCGAGATCAGACGCGCGCTGAGGTCACCGCGGGGCGCTGGACGCGCGAAGGATCAGGCGGGGTGCGACGGGCCCGAATTCCGGCACGGCCTCGCCCCGGATCTCGGCGAGGAGGATCTGCACCGCCCGCTGCCCGAGGGCGGGGAAGTCCTGATGGACGGTGGTCAGCGGCGGCCAGACGTGGGCGGCCACCGGGATGTCGTCGAAACCGACGACGCTCACCTGGCGCGGCACATCGATCCCGGCATCCCGGAACCCGTGCATGAGCCCGATGGCCATGAGGTCGTTCGCCGCGAAGACGGCGGTGAAGTCCCGACGGCGGACCAGCTCGGTGCCGGCGAAATAGCCGAAGTCGGCCGTCCAGTCACCCCGGATGGGCGGGAAGGTCGGCAGATCCGCCTCCCGCAGCGCCTCGAGGTACCCGCGCATCCGCGACTCCGCCTCGATCCAGTCCTGCGGTCCGGCCAGGTGCAGGATGTCGGTGTGGCCGAGGGAGATGAGATGCTCCGTCACCGCTCGCGCTCCCGCGACCTGGTCGGCCGACAGCGTGTAGCCGTCCGAGCCCGACGCCGTCTGCAGGCTGACGAAGGGCACGCCGACGGCCATCCCCCGCAGCACGTTGAACACACGCACCTGCGGGGCCAGCGCGACGATGCCGCTGACCTGTTCCCGCGTCAGCTGTCGGATCGCGTCACCGATCGCCTCCGGGGTGGTGGCGGGGAGGTTGACGGTGGTCACCGAGTAGCCCTCAGCGCGCGCGGCATCCTCGATGCTCGCGATCGAGGATGTGGGGCCGAACTCCCCCACCGTGGCCGACAGCACCCCGATGGTGTGCGACCGGCTCGTGACGAGGGCACGTGCGGCGAGGTTCGGCTTGTAGTCGAGAACGGCGATGGCGTCCTCGACGCGCTTCCGGGTCTCCGGACGGATGCTGGGGTGCTCGTTCAGCACGCGGGACACCGTCTGGTGCGAGACGCCGGCCAGCCGGGCGACGTCGCGGATGCTGGGCACCCGTGACCGCGGACCAGAGGCTGACATTGCATCGTCTCCCTCGCGTGTGCACGGTCACATCGTTCGTTCCATTATGTCGCGAGGGCATCACTCGCGCATCCGGTGCGCCGCTCAGCCGTCGACGGTCAGTTTCTCGGCGCCTGGGCGACGGGGTCGTCCAGGAGCGGTTCGAAGGCGAGCTCAGCGGGTGCGATCTGCATGAGGTGCGACCGCATGTGCGCGCGCTCGAGGCGGACGGTCCGCCCCTCTGCTCCCACCGGATGCAACCGCACGGCCTCCGCCAGACGCTCCCGACTCGTCGCCAGCAGCACGCCGAGGTACCCCGAGAGCACCACCATCTGCGGCGCGAAAGCGTTCACGAAGTTCGTCAGCGCCACCGAGAGGACATCGACCTGCCTGGCGACCTCGGCGATGGTCACCGGGTCTCGCACGAGGCCGAGTTCGATGTCGAGCTCGTCCTCGTCGAGGCGGCGGCGCCCCAGGAGTGCGAGCACCTTGGCCGGGTGCACCTCCACCTGCAGGCACCCGCGGCGGCCGCACGAGCACAGCGCTCCCGAGGTGTTCACCACGGTGTGTCCGAACTCGCCCGCGAATCCCGACGTGCCGCGCACGAGGGCGCCGTCGAGCACCAGCCCACCGCCGATCCCGTTCATGGAACCGCTGAGATACAGCACGTTGTCGACGTCCCTCGCGACGCCGAATCGGGTCTCCACCAGGGCCCCGACGCTCGTGTCGTTGCCCACGGAGACCGCGACCCCGATGGCGTCGGTGAGACGCCGTGCGAGGTTCTCCCTGCGCCAGCCGAGTGAGGGCGAGAGGAGCACGGTGCCGCTGCGGTCCACGAGACCGGGCACCGCGACCCCGGCGCCGACGAGGCGGTAGTGCCGGTCGATGTCCGCGCGCATCCCGTCGATCAGCGACGACGTGACCTGTGCGAAGCGTCGCGGGCTCGGCGGCTTGGCGAGGTCGTGCCGCACCCGCGAATGCACCGCTCCGCCGAGACCCACCAGGGCCACCGAGACGCTGTGGGGCTCGGCGCTCACGCTCAGAGCGACGACACGATCCTCCGCCGCCACTCCGAGGGAGGGTCGGCCTGCGCGTCCTGTGCGCTCCACCGACGCCTCGCAGACGAGGTTGAGATCGAGCAGCTCCTGCACGAGAGCGGTCACGGTCGATCGGGTGAGGCCGGTCCGCGCGCCGATCTCCGTCCGGGACAGCGCGCCCCGGCCATGGACGAGCTGCAGGACGGTCGACAGGTTCTTCTGCCGCACGTCCTCGTTCGTCGTCCGGGCGAGGGGGCGCTGCGCCGCGATGAGCGGTTCCGAGAGATCGTGATCCTCGGTGCGATGCGAGTCGACCATCAACGCGTGACCATCATGTGTCGCATGAGCAGCTCCTGGGTGGCATCCGCCCTGGCCACTTCGGCCGTGACGCGCCCGTCGGCGACCGTGTAGATGCGATCGGACAGCCCGATCACCTCCGGGAGCTCCGAGGAGATGACGATGATCGCCTTCCCCTGCGCCGCGAGTTCATTGATGAGCCCGTAGATCTCGTACTTCGCCCCGACGTCGATCCCCCGCGTCGGCTCGTCGAGGATGAGGACGTCGGGATTGCTGAATATCCATTTCGACAACACGATCTTCTGCTGGTTCCCGCCGGAGAGCGTCGCGGTGGCCGCACCCACACTCGGGGTCTTGATGTTCATCTTGTAGCGATACGCTTCTGCCACTTTACGTTCGCGGATGCCGTCGACGAGACCGCGATGCGCGAGCCGCCCCAACGCGACCGACGAGATCCCGGTCTGCACGGATGCGAGCAGGTTGAGGCCGTCCTGGCGTCGATCCTCCGGCGCGTACGCGATGCCGTGAGCGATCGCCTCGCGGATGGTCCGCAGCTCGATTTCCTCGCCGCGCTTGAAGGCCGATCCCGTGACCACCGACCCGTACGAACGTCCGAAGATGCTGAGGGCGAGCTCGGTGCGCCCCGCCCCCATCAGGCCGGCGATCCCGACGATCTCACCGGCGTGCACACGGAGCGTGACGTCGTGGATGACGACCCGCTGCGGATCGCTCGGGTGATGCACAGTCCAGTTCTCGAGGCGGAAGAGCTCGTCGCCGATGTCGGGCTCACGTGGTGGGAAGAGGTCGTCGAGGGGGCGCCCCACCATCGCGCGGATGATCCGCCCCTCATCGGTGTCGGGGTCGTCGCGGTGCATGGTCTCGACGGATGCGCCGTCTCGGAGGACCGTGATCCGGTCGGCGACGTCGAGGACCTCCTGCAGCTTGTGCGAGATGAGCACACACGTGATCCCGTGGGACCGGAGCCGGTCGACCAGCGCCATCAGCCGATCGGAATCAGCGCGTCCGAGCGCAGCGGTCGGCTCATCGAGGATGAGCAGTCTGACGTCCTTGGCGAGCGCCTTCGCGATCTCGACGAGCTGCTGCTTGCCGATCCCCAGTTCCGACACGCGCGTCGCCGGGCTCTCGTGCAGCCCCACCCTCGCCATCAGCTCGGATGCGAGGGCGAAGGTCCGTTCCTCGTCGACGAGTCCGAAACGGGTCATCTCATGCCCGAGGAAGAGGTTCTCGGCGATCGAGAGCTGGGGCACGACGGCCAGCTCCTGATGCACGATGACGATGCCCTCGGCTTCACTGTCGGCGAGGGAGCGGAATCGCATCTCGCGGCCTTCGAAGGTGATCGTCCCCTCGAACGTGCCGTGCGGATGCACGCCGCTGAGGATCTCCATCAGCGTCGTCTTGCCTGCCCCGTTCTCGCCGCAGATGGCGTGCACCTCACCCGGGCGGACCTCGAAGGAGACGTCGTCGAGCGCGGTGACCCCGCGGAACCGCTTCGTGACGCCCGACATGCGCAGCACTGTGTCGGACATCTCACCGCCCTTCCACGTCGACCGGACGGGCCCAATGCTACCGAAGAAATCAATTTGTCCTCAGGCCCGAAAAAATAATTTGTCCGCAGGGGCGACAATATGCCATGCTTCGGAAGCGGACAGCGCCTGAGCGCCGCTCCACGCCGACAGAGTGGTCAGACAGCACCGGCCACCGAACTTTCAAGGAAGAGAGAACGCGATGAGTAGAAGAACCCTGCGCGCCCTGGCCACCACCGGCGCATTCGCCCTGGCCTTCGGACTCGCCGCCTGCGCGAGCAGCCCCGCGACCGAGTCGGAGGGCGCACCGGAGGCCGGCGACATCACCGTCGGAGTCGCGATGCCGACCGAGACGAGCGAGCGGTGGATCGCCGACGGCGACGCCGTGAAGTCCCAGCTCGAGGAGGCAGGCTACGACGTCGACCTCCAGTTCGCGAACGACGACATCCCCCGTCAGCAGCAGCAGCTCGACCAGATGATCACCAACGGCGCCGACATCCTCATCATCGCCTCCATCGACGGCACCGCCCTCGCCACGCAGCTCGAGAACGCGGCGAGCAAGGGCATCCCCGTGATCGCCTACGACCGCCTCATCAACGGCACAGAGGACGTCGACTTCTACGTCACGTTCGACAACTACACCGTCGGCGTCCAGCAGGCGCAGTCTCTCCTGCGCGGTCTCGGCTTCCTCGACGAGAACAACGAGGACACCGGGGCGACCGACGCCAAGGCGGTCGAGCTGTTCGCCGGATCCCCCGATGACAACAACACGAAGTTCTTCTACCAGGGCGCGATGGACACCCTGCAGCCGTACTTCGACGACGGCCGCCTCACCGTCCCCTCGGGGCAGACGGACATGGACACGATCTCGACGCTGCGGTGGGACCAGGCCACGGCGCAGAAGCGCATGGAGGACCTGCTGACGAGCACCTATGACGGTGGCGCGAAGCCGCTCGACGGCGTGCTCGCCCCGTACGACGGCATCTCGCGCGGCATCATCACGGCACTCGAGAACGCGGGATACGGTTCCAGCATCGAGGACGGTCTTCCGATCCTCTCCGGCCAGGATGCGGAGATCGCATCCGTGAAGATGATCGCCGACGGCGTGCAGTACGCGACGATCTTCAAGGACACCCGCAAGCTCGCCACGCAGGCCGTCGCCGCAGCCGACGCCTTCGCGAAGGGCGAGGAGCCCGAGGCGAACGACACCGAGACGTACGACAACGGTGTGAAGGTCGTGCCCTCCTACCTGCTGGAGTCCGACATCGTCGTGGCCGACAACATCACCTCGCTCCTGGTCGACTCCGGCTACTGGACCGAGGACGAGATCGCGGCAGGCGTCGCCGGCTGATCCCCGTCGTGGCGTCCGCCCGCCGACCGACAGGTCGTGCGGGCGGACGCCCCTCCGCTCACCGATTCACAGACAGGAGCTGCGATGTCTGACGCGATCCTCGAGATGCGCAACATCACCAAGAACTTCCCCGG from the Microbacterium ginsengiterrae genome contains:
- a CDS encoding ATP-binding cassette domain-containing protein, whose translation is MSDTVLRMSGVTKRFRGVTALDDVSFEVRPGEVHAICGENGAGKTTLMEILSGVHPHGTFEGTITFEGREMRFRSLADSEAEGIVIVHQELAVVPQLSIAENLFLGHEMTRFGLVDEERTFALASELMARVGLHESPATRVSELGIGKQQLVEIAKALAKDVRLLILDEPTAALGRADSDRLMALVDRLRSHGITCVLISHKLQEVLDVADRITVLRDGASVETMHRDDPDTDEGRIIRAMVGRPLDDLFPPREPDIGDELFRLENWTVHHPSDPQRVVIHDVTLRVHAGEIVGIAGLMGAGRTELALSIFGRSYGSVVTGSAFKRGEEIELRTIREAIAHGIAYAPEDRRQDGLNLLASVQTGISSVALGRLAHRGLVDGIRERKVAEAYRYKMNIKTPSVGAATATLSGGNQQKIVLSKWIFSNPDVLILDEPTRGIDVGAKYEIYGLINELAAQGKAIIVISSELPEVIGLSDRIYTVADGRVTAEVARADATQELLMRHMMVTR
- a CDS encoding ROK family transcriptional regulator, with product MVDSHRTEDHDLSEPLIAAQRPLARTTNEDVRQKNLSTVLQLVHGRGALSRTEIGARTGLTRSTVTALVQELLDLNLVCEASVERTGRAGRPSLGVAAEDRVVALSVSAEPHSVSVALVGLGGAVHSRVRHDLAKPPSPRRFAQVTSSLIDGMRADIDRHYRLVGAGVAVPGLVDRSGTVLLSPSLGWRRENLARRLTDAIGVAVSVGNDTSVGALVETRFGVARDVDNVLYLSGSMNGIGGGLVLDGALVRGTSGFAGEFGHTVVNTSGALCSCGRRGCLQVEVHPAKVLALLGRRRLDEDELDIELGLVRDPVTIAEVARQVDVLSVALTNFVNAFAPQMVVLSGYLGVLLATSRERLAEAVRLHPVGAEGRTVRLERAHMRSHLMQIAPAELAFEPLLDDPVAQAPRN
- the mmsB gene encoding multiple monosaccharide ABC transporter permease, producing the protein MSGSTTDTTAQRGFHFGDIKKMFGGAQSSLRQFGIFGSLIVIIVLFEILTLIRNGPNGATLTSGNLINVINQYSFILILAIGMVMVIIMGHIDLSVGSVAAFTGIIVAKSMAEWNLPWPLAIVLGLVVGALVGAWQGFWVAYVGVPAFIVTLAGMLFFRGANQWIGNSQSIPVPREFVYIGAGYLPEVALPLPFNVPTMILALLGVAWLVFWEIRTRRVQRKMGSEMAPMWVSVLKVVLLSVVVLVAGWMFATGRSGTSFPVAGIILLALVIIYSFITRNTVFGRHIYAVGGNRQAARLSGVKDRWVDFFVMMNMSVLAALAGMIFVARSQASGPGDGNGWELDAIASVFIGGAAVAGGIGTVIGSIIGGLVMAFLNNGLQLLGQGADVVSMIKGLVLLVAVGIDVWNKQQGRPSLIGIMMRRRSRPDAVNLTDYPTSAADSASGKKETSSRS
- the mmsA gene encoding multiple monosaccharide ABC transporter ATP-binding protein — its product is MPAVSGPILEMRGITKEFPGVKALSDVSISVKAGEIHAICGENGAGKSTLMKVLSGVYPHGTYDGQILLYGEEQRFKDIASSEQAGIAIIHQELALIPELSITENIFLGNEIAAGGVIDWSAAKVRATELLARVGLDEDPDIAIKHLGVGKQQLIEIAKALNKDVRLLILDEPTAALNENDSQHLLDLILGLKAKGIASIMISHKLNEIEQIADEITIIRDGRTVETLDITKGEINEDRIIRGMVGRSLESRYPDRTPDIGEVFFEVKDWWVQHPTVSERMVVKGSSIDVRRGEVVGIAGLMGAGRTEFARSIFGRSYGTFLSGQLFKDGEEIELRDVSSAIRHGLAYVSEDRKTLGLNLLDTIKRAIVSAKLSKITARGVVDGRQEYAVAENYRKALRIKTPNVEEGVSKLSGGNQQKVVLAKWMFTDPDLLILDEPTRGIDVGAKYEIYSIINELAAAGKGVIVISSELPELMGISDRIYTIFEGRVTDCIPADQATPEALMRSMTSTNQKANA
- a CDS encoding LacI family DNA-binding transcriptional regulator, encoding MSASGPRSRVPSIRDVARLAGVSHQTVSRVLNEHPSIRPETRKRVEDAIAVLDYKPNLAARALVTSRSHTIGVLSATVGEFGPTSSIASIEDAARAEGYSVTTVNLPATTPEAIGDAIRQLTREQVSGIVALAPQVRVFNVLRGMAVGVPFVSLQTASGSDGYTLSADQVAGARAVTEHLISLGHTDILHLAGPQDWIEAESRMRGYLEALREADLPTFPPIRGDWTADFGYFAGTELVRRRDFTAVFAANDLMAIGLMHGFRDAGIDVPRQVSVVGFDDIPVAAHVWPPLTTVHQDFPALGQRAVQILLAEIRGEAVPEFGPVAPRLILRASSAPR
- the chvE gene encoding multiple monosaccharide ABC transporter substrate-binding protein, whose product is MSRRTLRALATTGAFALAFGLAACASSPATESEGAPEAGDITVGVAMPTETSERWIADGDAVKSQLEEAGYDVDLQFANDDIPRQQQQLDQMITNGADILIIASIDGTALATQLENAASKGIPVIAYDRLINGTEDVDFYVTFDNYTVGVQQAQSLLRGLGFLDENNEDTGATDAKAVELFAGSPDDNNTKFFYQGAMDTLQPYFDDGRLTVPSGQTDMDTISTLRWDQATAQKRMEDLLTSTYDGGAKPLDGVLAPYDGISRGIITALENAGYGSSIEDGLPILSGQDAEIASVKMIADGVQYATIFKDTRKLATQAVAAADAFAKGEEPEANDTETYDNGVKVVPSYLLESDIVVADNITSLLVDSGYWTEDEIAAGVAG